The Starkeya sp. ORNL1 DNA window CGGCGCGGGACGCCATCGTGAACACCGGGAACGCGCTCCTGGTCATCGCGGCGATGACCCTCGTCACCTACGCCACGCGTGCCGGCGGCATCTGGTTCATGGGCTTCATGCCGATGACCGCGCGGGTCGAGGCCTTCCTGCGCTATCTCGCCGGATCGGTGCTGGTCGCGCTGCTGGTGCCGGCTGTGGTGCGGGGCGGAAGTGCCGCCTTCGTTGCGGTCGGCGTCTCGCTTGCGGCCATGTTCCTCATCCGCAGATCGCTGCTTTCCATGGCGCTCGGCGTCCTGGCGGCAGCGCTGTTCCGCGCCTTCGTCGAGGGCGGGCCCTGAGTCGGGTGCCGCTCGGCGTGCCCTGTGGAAAGCGGGGATTGCGGGCGGCGCGCCTTGTGCCGATCT harbors:
- a CDS encoding AzlD domain-containing protein — translated: MNTGNALLVIAAMTLVTYATRAGGIWFMGFMPMTARVEAFLRYLAGSVLVALLVPAVVRGGSAAFVAVGVSLAAMFLIRRSLLSMALGVLAAALFRAFVEGGP